Below is a window of Acidobacteriota bacterium DNA.
TTCGCGTGCGTCGGGAATTGTGCGGCGGCCTTGTCAATCGCGTAGCTCGCTGATTTCTGTAACTGTGAAAGGAAGGCCTCCGGCAACTTCTGCTCAACCTGAGGAAGAATCAGTGGCTGTTCGGCGACATGGATGATTTTCACGCTGCTGCCCTCCGGCCACGGCCGCCATGCCACTTCCTCTGCCGCCGCCAGTCCGCAGAACGAACCGTCAACTGCCAGCAGGATTCTCATTGCCGCCCCGCTACCCTGCGCCGGACTCCCGCGCACAATCCTGACGGAGCAAGGAGCGTGCATGAGCACTCCCAGCGCCACAGAGCCGAGCAGAAACCGTTTAAACCCACCTAACCCGCGCGAACCGAGAATGATCAGATCAGCCTTCCACCGGGAGGCTTCATCAAGAATCACCTCGCGCGCATCACCGATGGTTACTTCGCTCTCAACATCAAACGGATCTGGTTTCCGCGCGCGCAGATGTGTCAGCACGCTCGCGATGGATGCATTGGCGTATTGCAGCCCCGTCCTCTCCATTCGCGAATAATCACTGTCGGGGAGCAATCTCGTCTCTTCCGTGGGGATAAAAGGCAGCCTGACCGCTGAAATGACTTTGACCACGCTGCCATTAGGCCAAGGGTTTACGACAAGCTCATTGACGGCCGCTTCGCTGTAAGTAGAACCATCGACAGCTAACAATATTTTCATATCAGTTCTCCATTTCATGTCGAGCGCTCAATTACACCGCGACCGATTAAGGTTGTCATTTCATATCTGGGTTTGTGCAAGAGCACATCTGGATTAAGAACGTTTCCCCTGCTCTGAAAATAAGCCCTAACCTGTTGATTCCATTGATGGGCTTATTTTCATCGGTGGTGGCGAATTACCGATTCATGACCGCTAACGGGAAATACAAAATAAGGGCAAGGGATGTGCCATTAGATATCAAAGCTTATCTACTGATTGGCGAGTGAAATGTTGACGCTTGCGACTTCTGGCTGAGTGAAATTCCCCTACTGGGGTGAAGCGTACGTGACTTTCCCCAACCTTATGGATTGGATTTGAGGCAATACCGCTTGAATGATCCCCAAATCAAGAACCTGATGTATAGATTTCAATGGTTGCGCAGTTTAACCTCGTCGAGCAGCCTGCCAAGGAAGTATGCTCAATCTTGCAATCGGCGCTGGAATCGCTGGAATGCCTACTGGATGAAGTTTCTCAATCGGCCCACCTTTTGCTCCAGACCGCCATGAATGGACAAAGAATGCGATAAAGCAGCGGACCGTAGTGGCGTCAATCCGTCCTGACACGCAACCCGTCTCTGATTTGATTGTTGGGGTGAAGGATGACCTGGGCGCCTTTCTCTAAGCCCTGTAAAACTTCCACGACAAAAGCAGTGCGTTGGCCGATCTCGACCTTGCACCGGCGCGCCTGGCCGTTTTCGACAACGAACACGTCCAGCCTTGTCCTTTGCGATACAAGGCGCTCGCGGGCGCTCGCAGCACGCCGTCCGACTCCCACACGACTAGCCGCGCTTCCACGCGATACCCGTCGCCGAGCGGCCCCGGGTCATCCACAAAATCTGCGATGACATTGACGCGCTGTTCTTCAACGCCGAGCGAGGAAACTTTCGTAAACCCGGATGGTTCGATCATTCTGACGCGCGCCTGCAATGACTGTTCACCGCCCCAGCCTTCGACCAGCACCGCCGCACCTG
It encodes the following:
- a CDS encoding universal stress protein, producing the protein MKILLAVDGSTYSEAAVNELVVNPWPNGSVVKVISAVRLPFIPTEETRLLPDSDYSRMERTGLQYANASIASVLTHLRARKPDPFDVESEVTIGDAREVILDEASRWKADLIILGSRGLGGFKRFLLGSVALGVLMHAPCSVRIVRGSPAQGSGAAMRILLAVDGSFCGLAAAEEVAWRPWPEGSSVKIIHVAEQPLILPQVEQKLPEAFLSQLQKSASYAIDKAAAQFPTHANARLAVANEILHGNPKKAILDAAEKWGADLIVLGSHGMGAVERFLLGSVSRSVATHAKCSVEVIRRPRCESVGVE
- a CDS encoding HlyD family secretion protein encodes the protein TPGLAGQSGKAATVLERAPVAGRVLRVPEESEWAVMAGTPLIELSNTALEIVIEVLSTDAVKVKPGAAVLVEGWGGEQSLQARVRMIEPSGFTKVSSLGVEEQRVNVIADFVDDPGPLGDGYRVEARLVVWESDGVLRAPASALYRKGQGWTCSLSKTARRAGARSRSANALLLSWKFYRA